The DNA sequence GACGAGCTTGGCGACCGGTTTCCCCCGCCGGGTGATGATGATCTCCTCGCCGCGCTCCACCGCCGCGATGTATTGGGACAAGCGCTGGTTGGCTTCGCGCAGGCTGATTCGTTGCGCCATAAGCGTTTGCCGATTTCGATACTCCGCTTCATTGTAGAACGTCCTACATCTGCGTCAAGCAAAGAGGGTTCCAGCCCGACTGGCTTCTTGGGGCGGCGCTGGCAGCCATGGGCGAGCGAGCAGGAAAAGGCGGTGCGGGTGCGGCGGGGCTAGCCCGCCCGTTTAGAACGCCGCGGGTTCCCGGGGCGTCTAGGCAAACTCGCCAGCGCGGTCAGCGCCGCGGCGGAAGGTTCGCTTCCTGAGGCGGCTTGATCCCGTGCCGCACCATCTTCTCCCACAGGTTCTTGCGACTGATGCCCAGCGCCTGGGCGGCGCGGCCGATCTGCCACTGTTGGCGCTGCAGGGTGTGCAAGATATAGCTCGCTTCGCATGCCTCCAGGTATCGCGCCAGGTTGACTGCACCGGTGGGCGGTGGAAGCGACGCGAGCTGGTCGGGCTCGAAGAACGCCTCTGGTCCGAAGGTTTCATCGGAACAGAGAATACAGGCGCGCTCGATGGCGTGCCGCAGTTCCCGCAGGTTGCCGGGCCAGGGATAGCACAGCAGGGCCCGCTCCGCCTCTGGCGCGAGGCGGCGCCGCGGCGTGCCGTGCTGGGCGGCGAACTCCTCCAGGAAGCGCTCGGCGAACCACAGGATGTCCTCGCGCCGTTCCCGCAAGGGCGGCACCCGCAGGTGGATGACGTGGATGCGGTAATAAAGGTCTTCCCGGAAGCGTCCCTGCTCGGTCAGGGTCTTCAAGTCCTGATGGGTGGCGCACACAAGGCGCAGGGAAACGGGGATCGCCCTTTCGCCGCCGACCCGCACCACCACCCGTTCCTGGATCGCCCGCAGCAGCTTCACCTGCATCGGGAGCGGCATCTCGCCGATCTCGTCCAGGAAGAGGGTGCCCCCGTGGGCCTGTTCGAACACGCCCCGGTGGGTACGCACGGCGCCGGTGAACGCGCCCCGCTCGTGCCCGAACAGCTCCGCCTCCAGCAGGGATTCGCTGACCGCGCCGCAGTTCACCGCCACGAACGCGCCGCCGCCCGCCAGCCGGTGGAGCTCCCGCGCCACCCATTCCTTGCCGACCCCGGATTCGCCGGTGATGAGCACCGTGGAAGCATGCCGGGCGAGGCGCGGCAGCGCCTCGGCGATGCGCCGCATGGCTGGCGATAACCCGAGACCGGCCGGAGCGGGCGCCGCGGTGAAGGCGCCCAGCGCGCGCACCTTGTCCACGAACTCGTCCAGGTCGAACGGCTTGGTGACGTAATCGGCCGCCCCCTCTTTCAGCAGCCTCACCGCCCGGTCAATGGACCCGAAGC is a window from the Pelomicrobium methylotrophicum genome containing:
- a CDS encoding type II toxin-antitoxin system Phd/YefM family antitoxin, whose amino-acid sequence is MAQRISLREANQRLSQYIAAVERGEEIIITRRGKPVAKLV
- a CDS encoding sigma-54-dependent transcriptional regulator: MKYEHLPALCLVEDDPIMGESLVDRFRLEGYAVDWHRDARAAMAALRRRSYAVVVSDVRLPGLSGEDMFRQLKEEAQALPPFLFITGFGSIDRAVRLLKEGAADYVTKPFDLDEFVDKVRALGAFTAAPAPAGLGLSPAMRRIAEALPRLARHASTVLITGESGVGKEWVARELHRLAGGGAFVAVNCGAVSESLLEAELFGHERGAFTGAVRTHRGVFEQAHGGTLFLDEIGEMPLPMQVKLLRAIQERVVVRVGGERAIPVSLRLVCATHQDLKTLTEQGRFREDLYYRIHVIHLRVPPLRERREDILWFAERFLEEFAAQHGTPRRRLAPEAERALLCYPWPGNLRELRHAIERACILCSDETFGPEAFFEPDQLASLPPPTGAVNLARYLEACEASYILHTLQRQQWQIGRAAQALGISRKNLWEKMVRHGIKPPQEANLPPRR